From a single Marinobacter sp. THAF197a genomic region:
- a CDS encoding adenosylmethionine--8-amino-7-oxononanoate transaminase, with protein MRNADLVARDLKSVWHPCTQMKDHESLPLIPIKRGEGVWLEDFESNRYIDAVSSWWVNLFGHANPRINSAIQEQIGQLEHVILAGFTHEPVVNLSERLIEVTPEGLSKCFYADNGSSAIEAALKMSYHYWKNLGQPGKKNFVNLSNSYHGETLGALALGDVALYKDTYQPLLMEVLTAPSPDAYNKEPGETDEDYALRQFEAMEKLLADRHDEICAVVVEPLIQCAGGMRMHHPIYHTKLREACDRYNVHLIADEIAVGFGRTGTLFACEQSGITPDFMCLSKGLTAGYLPLSAVLTTETVYNAFYDDYETLRAFLHSHSYTGNPIGCAVALATLDIFRDENVIENNRQLSRCMAESVAHLADHPNVGDIRQHGMTLAIEMVKDKASKTPFPWQERRGLKVYQHALTRQALLRPLGNVVYFMPPYVITEDQIRHLAQVATEGIGIAVKG; from the coding sequence ATGCGCAATGCTGATCTGGTCGCACGGGACCTCAAATCCGTGTGGCACCCCTGCACCCAGATGAAAGACCACGAAAGCCTGCCGTTGATTCCCATCAAGCGCGGCGAAGGCGTGTGGTTGGAAGACTTCGAGAGCAACCGGTATATCGATGCGGTCAGTTCGTGGTGGGTGAACCTGTTCGGCCATGCCAACCCGCGCATCAACTCCGCTATCCAGGAACAGATTGGCCAGCTGGAACACGTGATTCTGGCCGGTTTTACCCATGAACCGGTGGTCAACCTGTCTGAACGCCTGATCGAAGTCACTCCTGAAGGGCTCAGCAAGTGCTTCTACGCGGATAACGGTTCATCCGCCATCGAAGCTGCCCTGAAGATGAGCTACCACTACTGGAAAAACCTGGGCCAGCCCGGCAAGAAAAACTTCGTCAATCTCAGCAACAGCTACCACGGCGAAACCCTGGGCGCACTGGCACTCGGTGATGTGGCGCTCTATAAAGACACCTATCAGCCGCTGCTGATGGAGGTTCTTACCGCCCCATCCCCCGATGCCTACAACAAAGAACCGGGTGAAACCGACGAAGACTACGCCCTGCGCCAGTTCGAGGCCATGGAGAAACTGCTAGCAGATCGGCACGACGAAATCTGTGCTGTGGTGGTCGAGCCCCTGATTCAGTGCGCCGGCGGCATGCGCATGCACCACCCGATATACCACACCAAGCTCCGGGAAGCCTGCGACCGCTACAACGTGCACCTGATTGCCGACGAGATCGCCGTGGGCTTTGGTCGCACCGGCACCCTGTTCGCCTGTGAACAATCCGGCATTACCCCGGATTTCATGTGCCTGTCCAAGGGCCTTACCGCCGGCTACCTGCCGTTGTCCGCCGTACTGACCACCGAAACCGTGTACAACGCCTTTTACGACGACTACGAAACCTTGCGCGCCTTCCTGCACAGCCACAGCTACACCGGCAACCCCATCGGCTGTGCCGTCGCCCTGGCCACCCTGGACATCTTCCGGGACGAAAACGTCATCGAAAACAACCGCCAGCTGTCCCGCTGCATGGCCGAATCCGTCGCCCACCTGGCCGACCACCCCAACGTCGGTGACATCCGCCAGCACGGCATGACCCTGGCCATCGAAATGGTCAAAGACAAAGCCAGTAAAACCCCGTTCCCCTGGCAGGAACGCCGGGGTCTGAAAGTCTACCAACACGCCCTCACCCGCCAGGCACTGCTACGGCCCCTGGGCAACGTGGTTTACTTCATGCCCCCGTATGTCATCACCGAAGACCAGATACGCCACCTGGCACAGGTAGCGACCGAAGGCATCGGCATCGCGGTAAAAGGCTGA